A section of the Oncorhynchus tshawytscha isolate Ot180627B linkage group LG09, Otsh_v2.0, whole genome shotgun sequence genome encodes:
- the LOC112258727 gene encoding UBA-like domain-containing protein 1 — protein MDDLKHQVMINQFVLTAGCAADQAKQLLQAAHWQFETALSAFFQETNIPYSHHHQMMHTPANTPATPPNFPDALAMFSRLKASESFYGSSPIASMATSPPQVNWAMGPSAPGQTQQGLWTSGQLPSQVPPRGWPQAVTQQASSEQASVTMEAER, from the exons ATGGATGATCTAAAGCACCAAGTTATGATAAATCAGTTCGTCCTGACTGCTGGATGCGCGGCAGACCAAGCGAAACAGCTTCTACAAGCGGCACATTGGCAGTTCGAG ACTGCATTAAGTGCCTTTTTTCAAGAAACCAATATTCCATACAGTCACCATCATCAAATG ATGCACACTCCAGCCAACACACCAGCAACACCTCCCAACTTCCCAGATGCCCTGGCCATGTTCTCCCGCCTCAAGGCCTCAGAGAGCTTCTACGGCAGCAGTCCCATAGCCTCCATGGCGACCTCTCCTCCTCAGGTCAACTGGGCCATGGGCCCTTCTGCTCCAGGTCAGACCCAGCAGGGCCTGTGGACTTCTGGGCAACTGCCCTCTCAGGTGCCTCCCCGTGGGTGGCCCCAAGCCGTCACTCAGCAGGCATCCAGTGAACAGGCCAGCGTCACCATGGAGGCAGAGAGATGA